Within Vicia villosa cultivar HV-30 ecotype Madison, WI linkage group LG1, Vvil1.0, whole genome shotgun sequence, the genomic segment GCGTTATgctgttgtttgttgttttggttAACAAATATGGTGGTCCTCTTATCTCTGAGAGAAAGTAAAAAGCAAAATTGCTTTTATGGTACTGGTAGTGACatagcttttttttttaattgtttggtTTCAATTCATTTGCCATTAGATTTCAATGTTAAAAAGTCAAGATCTAGATTTTTcttcttaaaaataataataataataaataaataatttaaatgaattaaagaaaaaggaCACGGCTGAGCATGGGAGTGTTACCTCCATATTATCATTAGAATAATTTAGGTTAGTTTTGTAGTAGTGTTACTATTATCATGACTAATTATTAgattttctaattaattaattttttaggaATTCTATGTTAGTTATttagtaaattaattttttaggtGATGTAACTATTAacagaaaatatgaaaaatataaaaaaaatatctcCCTTCGGTTAGACTTTATTTTACATTAACAAATTAAATACTTTTTTAAGCAAactaaatataaaatacaaaaatacgtttatttagattttagattttctttaattaattttttattattattttttcgtaTTTCCTTTATCATTTTATGCATTAGTATTTTGCTaccattttcttgtttattgcgaggtacattcgagctgTTCATCTATTCTTGCAAATattcgcaaattcatcctcaatctcctACCATCCTGATCTAACGTACATAAAGCTGAAGGTTTACCGTGCGCCCTTAAAGGCTGCCACAATGAACCAAAGCTAAGTCCTGATTTTACActcatttaaatatttgttattttacccttttttttagggtttacctTTAAATATAATGAATTCCGCATACACTCAATTCTTTTTTCTGTTTGCCTTTGCTCTGCAAattttttttcagggttagccccGAGTTCCCGACTGcaaaccatgtcagatcaaatcaagctaagtacttttgtttattttattattttaaattcaatatattcgttatttttagggttagtgacgtttgcctccgaaccgataatgcactcacccttctgtttattctttcttttccaattttcagggtttatcgaacgccgaagctacgagtttggtaaccctaaaacctaacttcaatattttatgctttaattattattacttatgtcaaaccctattaagggatcccctggttacaatttccctcccccatatctgttttgattatattatttaaatgcgtggttagtaatcctagggagtgcaacctttgaattgaacatagaatcactaaatttacaagataatatatttgaatataatcacgtgattggtgcacacacgcccactcttgggtaacctctctgttgccttgttgcctgttgccttgttgcctgttgccttgttgccttgtattttgtgcagaatagccagtccctcgaatacgaggatacctcagccatgttgcctcgattaaaggtcatggtccctaatgatgctgccttcgatacactaacatgacctcgaccctcggaagttgcctacggaaaaggctgaggtatcttctggttgcctacgaaaggctattctgatccttccccttagactacctgcctctctatggcatgggtcagtctttgagcgaatgataattcgatgacccttctacctccaaacgaaaggcttcctgccctcttatggcaaggactgaccctttcattctgaaaggctaaaaagagacctatcatctgagtttaaggtaattgcccttaattgccttgccatgctctattttctatattctttctcaaaattcttcaaaagctggctacgctcatttacgagctaaagtccatttttcctctttcatctacattttctgaaaacaaaagagcaaagcaattaagagcccgtggaaaaccatggatggaaagggtgccttacaccttccctttgcataaattaccccccgaacttagatttctttaaaaggtttttttctgtttcttttagcctttctgaatttgtttggataaaataaaagtcggtggcgactcatgcttaaccgcgacattttcgatataaaagtcagttcaccgtattacacatgccATTTTTCAGGTATCCAAAGTCAACACTTCTCATCAAGAATGGCTAACAGTGTGACCGTCAACAAAAAGACTACGAAGCATACCTTCTCTTGCAGTTTCTACCGTGAGGATATAACACCTTTGGTTCGATTGAGCACCCGAGTTACTGGGCAAAATTTGGATGAATTCAGAAAGACTTATGGCCACATTCTGCTTATGTTAACTACTCGTATTGATGAGTGGGGTCTTTACACTCTTCTTCAGTTTTATGATTCTGAGCTGTGCTGCTTTACCTTTCAAGATTACCAACTAGCCCCTACCCTCGAAGAGTATGCACATATTCTTCAAATCAAAGTTCAACATAAGGTTCCTTTTGTGTGTGCACCCGAGAAGCCCAAAATGGATCGCATTGCtgatgctctttatttgagcatgaaggacgttaaggataactggaagcctaatggtgggaCCCATGGATTCTATGTGAAATTTCTGATGAGGGAAGCTGAAGCCCTTGCTGATAAGGAAAAgtggaaagaattcaatgctctcctggccgtcatgatctatggattagtgatgttcccgaatattccaaattttgttgatctcactgccatttgtctcttcatggatcaaaatcctgtcacactatgaatcacataaaatatatgggacatgactcatgtatatgcatgtggtatcaatcggagcttcagcccccgtcaccaattgcccaattcagaggcacaaggcataagccttcgtcactaatttgccaatccagccgtcacaatatatatgcaaatgtatgcgacTCGATGGACCGAACATCACacaacaccatcatcatcatcatcatcatcatttacttcacaaaaatattcgtcacaaggcacacGCCCATATCTTAATCATTACCGATTATTAAAGGTAATAcacttcacacataatacaacaacttcatacAACAACGAAACAATTCCAATAATTCTTCAAATCAATGGACGATACCATTAGCAAAataatcacaaagatattcacaacaatcatATTCACGGTCAAATTcgcaagataccgtaatttaccgctaaaccgaatagttaatctaagttcaagtttattccaattaaataggcttattaaaaattaatctaaCTATTAATTTGATCGaccaattaatatcacaatttcgaccaaagaacaccaccacgttaatgtactaattaaacttagctaccacgtcaattttcatcaaattccggacaactaattagaccgcttaattcggctatttcaatCAAACGGGATTGTTTTGCATTTTATTAGTCCTATCCTACTGTTATTGCTATGTGAAACATATAAATCTTTATTATTCCTATTTTTGTTCTTCAACGATCCTATccgtaataataataaaataatagcaATATTTGATATATCATGAGTGTTGTAGCAGCCATTATTTTTCTCTGTTCAACTCCAAATTAAAGCCGATGTTATTATATTCTAGTAGAAATTAAAGTTTGTGAGTTTGTTATATTAGATACTGTGCTGCCATCTTTCTAAATGACCATGCCAGACATGCTTATCACAACGCATTGGAAAAgacttcattatatatatatatatatatatatatatatatatatatatatatatatatatatatatatatatatatatatatatattataaggaGTTAATGTCGTAGTAGTATAGATTTTCACATAACAACAATTTCAACTACAATGACAAACAGATTCAATACGGTAAAGCAAAACCTAAATCCATAATCTCCAACATACAATtgctcataagccccattataggaagagaactccacccttacctcttgtttggattgaagaaacctCTACAACTCTAGCACTTGGATTGGGATTCCTCTTCAAGACCTAGCTTcctttctctccaaatggt encodes:
- the LOC131623923 gene encoding uncharacterized protein LOC131623923, with the translated sequence MANSVTVNKKTTKHTFSCSFYREDITPLVRLSTRVTGQNLDEFRKTYGHILLMLTTRIDEWGLYTLLQFYDSELCCFTFQDYQLAPTLEEYAHILQIKVQHKVPFVCAPEKPKMDRIADALYLSMKDVKDNWKPNGGTHGFYVKFLMREAEALADKEKWKEFNALLAVMIYGLVMFPNIPNFVDLTAICLFMDQNPVTL